A single window of Plasmodium reichenowi strain SY57 chromosome 14, whole genome shotgun sequence DNA harbors:
- a CDS encoding putative membrane protein (conserved Plasmodium membrane protein, unknown function), producing MPKVNTVKIVNGESDEYNSTNQSPRKLNDSSGLSKKKSGNISRKGSFFIYKISKNDKKDVSFVNKKGEYIKGDEDASKITFRDFLHCPLEYHTNIIGTVLFILGSAFFLYPPLYISGCITFAIACASCLYSNFIGAINKEQKKKNEYYGFIHYIIGCIIFLLGSIYSCFENDIYSIITFIIGSLFFLWGSIMFLFSIKFSEIKNVDINILVVFFSNFIGGILFTVGSVFFFYPQLYDAACYLFIIGSIIFTLAVYFDYIIYINNNFTLDIV from the coding sequence ATGCCAAAGGTAAATACTGTAAAAATTGTTAATGGAGAAAGTGATGAATATAATTCAACAAATCAATCACCGagaaaattaaatgattCATCTGGTTTGTCAAAAAAGAAGAGTGGAAATATTTCAAGAAAAGGTAgtttctttatttataaaatatctaAAAATGATAAGAAGGATGTATCAtttgttaataaaaaaggtgaatatattaaaggAGATGAAGATGCTTCAAAAATAACATTCAGAGATTTTTTGCATTGCCCATTAGAATATCATACGAATATAATAGGTACAgttctttttatattggGAAGtgcattttttttgtatccacctttatatatatctgGTTGTATTACTTTTGCAATTGCATGTGCATCATGTTTATACAGTAATTTTATAGGAGCTATTAATAAAgaacaaaagaaaaaaaatgaatacTATGGATTcattcattatataataggatgtattatatttttattggGCTCAATTTATAGTTGCTTTGAAAATGATATTTATTCAATAATAACTTTTATAATTGGaagtttattttttttatgggGATCCATTatgtttttgttttctataaaattttctgaaataaaaaatgttgatattaatattttagttgtatttttttccaATTTTATTGGAGGAATTTTATTTACAGTTGGAAgtgtgttttttttttatccgCAATTATATGATGCAGCTTGTTACCTTTTTATTATAGGAAGTATCATATTTACTTTGGCTGTATATTTTGACTacatcatttatataaataataatttcaCCTTGGAtattgtataa
- a CDS encoding ribonucleoside-diphosphate reductase, large subunit, putative: protein MSDNVKRLPLPSENGEIKKTTSGRLSDDGIKRTPSGKPIQTMYVLNRKGEEEDISFDQILKRIQRLSYGLHELVDPARVTQGVINGMYSGIKTCELDELAAQTCAYMATTHPDFSILAARITTDNLHKNTSDDVAEVAEALYTYKDVRGRPASLISKEVYDFILLHKDRLNKEIDYTRDFNYDYFGFKTLERSYLLRINNKIIERPQHLLMRVSIGIHIDDIDKALETYHLMSQKYFTHATPTLFNSGTPRPQMSSCFLLSMKADSIEGIFETLKQCALISKTAGGIGVAVQDIRGQNSYIRGTNGISNGLVPMLRVFNDTARYVDQGGGKRKGSFAVYIEPWHSDIFEFLDLRKNHGKEELRARDLFYAVWVPDLFMKRVKENKNWTLMCPNECPGLSETWGEEFEKLYTKYEEENMGKKTVLAQDLWFAILQSQIETGVPYMLYKDSCNAKSNQKNLGTIKCSNLCCEIIEYTSPDEVAVCNLASIALCKFVDLEKKEFNFKKLYEITKIITRNLDKIIERNYYPVKEAKTSNTRHRPIGIGVQGLADTFMLLRYPYESDAAKELNKRIFETMYYAALEMSVELASIHGPYESYQGSPASQGILQFDMWNAKVDNKYWDWDELKAKIRKHGLRNSLLLAPMPTASTSQILGNNESFEPYTSNIYYRRVLSGEFFVVNPHLLKDLFDRGLWDEDMKQQLIAHNGSIQYISEIPDDLKELYKTVWEIKQKNIIDMAADRGIFIDQSQSLNIYIQKPTFAKLSSMHFYGWEKGLKTGAYYLRTQAATDAIKFTVDTHVAKNAVKLKNADGVQITREVSRETISTESTVTQNVCPLRRNNDEQCLMCSG from the exons atgaGTGATAATGTAAAAAGACTACCATTACCATCAGAAAATGgagaaattaaaaagacTACATCAGGAAGATTAAGTGATGATGGTATTAAGAGAACCCCATCAGGTAAACCTATACAAACAATGTACGTGTTGAATAGAAAGGGAGAAGAAGAAGATATATCCTTTGATcaaattttaaaaagaattcAGAGGTTATCATATGGTCTTCATGAATTAGTAGATCCTGCTAGAGTCACACAAGGTGTAATAAATGGGATGTATAGTGGTATAAAAACCTGTGAATTAGATGAATTAGCTGCTCAAACATGTGCATATATGGCTACAACACACCCTgatttttctatattagCTGCACGTATTACTACAGATAATTTGCACAAAAATACTAGTGATGATGTTGCAGAAGTAGCTGAAGCATTGTATACCTATAAGGATGTTAGAGGTAGACCAGCTAGCTTAATTAGTAAGGAAGTAtatgattttattttattacataaagatcgtttaaataaagaaatagaTTATACTAGGGATTTtaattatgattattttgGATTTAAAACGTTGGAAAGATCTTATTTATTAcgtattaataataaaattattgaaAGACCTCAACATTTATTAATGAGAGTTTCTATTGGTATACATATAGATGACATAGATAAAGCTTTAGAAACATATCATTTAATGTCTCAGAAATATTTTACCCATGCAACTCCTACATTGTTTAATTCAGGAACCCCAAGACCACAAATGTCTTCTTGTTTCTTGTTATCAATGAAAGCAGATTCTATTGAAGGTATTTTTGAAACGCTAAAACAATGTGCTTTAATTAGTAAAACTGCAGGAGGTATTGGTGTAGCAGTACAAGATATAAGAGGACAGAATTCTTATATTAGAGGTACCAATGGAATATCTAATGGTTTAGTACCTATGTTAAGAGTTTTTAATGATACTGCAAGATATGTAGATCAAGGTGGAGGAAAACGTAAGGGATCGTTTGCTGTTTATATTGAACCATGGCATTCAGatatatttgaatttttaGATTTAAGAAAGAACCATGGAAAAGAAGAATTAAGAGCACGAGATTTATTTTATGCTGTATGGGTTCCTGATCTTTTTATGAAGAGAgttaaagaaaataaaaattggACATTAATGTGTCCAAATGAATGTCCAGGTTTAAGTGAAACTTGGGGTGAAGaatttgaaaaattatatactaaatatgaagaagaaaatatggGAAAAAAAACAGTTCTTGCTCAAGATTTATGGTTTGCTATATTACAAAGCCAAATAGAAACAGGAGTACCATATATGCTATATAAAGATTCTTGTAATGCAAAATCCAATCAGAAAAATTTGGGTACTATTAAATGTAGTAACTTATGTTGTGAAATTATCGAATATACCTCTCCTGATGAAGTTGCTGTATGTAATTTGGCATCTATAGCTTTATGTAAATTTGTAGATttggaaaaaaaagaattcaattttaaaaagttaTATGAAATTACCAAAATTATTACAAGAAATTTAGATAAAATTATAgaaagaaattattatccAGTCAAAGAAGCAAAAACATCTAATACTAGACATAGGCCTATTGGTATTGGTGTTCAAGGATTAGCAGATACATTTATGTTATTAAGATATCCATATGAATCTGATGCTGCAAAAGAATTgaataaaagaatatttgAAACTATGTATTATGCTGCTTTAGAAATGTCTGTTGAATTGGCTTCAATACATGGACCATATGAATCTTATCAAGGAAGTCCAGCAAGCCAAGGTATATTACAATTTGATATGTGGAATGCTAAAGTTGATAACAAATATTGGGATTGGGATGAATTAAAAGCTAAAATCCGTAAACATGGTTTAAGAAActcattattattagcACCTATGCCAACTGCATCTACTTCACAAATTCTAGGAAACAATGAATCCTTTGAACCATATACTagtaatatttattatagaAGAGTTTTAAGTGGAGaattttttgttgttaATCCCCATTTGTTAAAAGATTTATTTGACAGAGGTTTATGGGATGAAGACATGAAACAGCAATTAATAGCTCACAATGGAAGTATTCAATATATAAGTGAAATACCAGATGACTTAAAAGAGTTGTACAAAACTGTATGGGAAATTAAGcaaaagaatattattgATATGGCTGCAGACAGGGGTATTTTCATTGATCAg TCCCAatcattaaatatttatattcaaaaaCCAACCTTTGCAAAATTGTCAAGTATGCATTTCTATGGATGGGAAAAAGGATTGAAAACGGGAGCTTACTATTTAAGAACCCAAGCAGCGACGGATGCTATTAAATTTACTGTCGATACTCATGTTGCAAAAAATGCTGTAAAACTCAAAAATGCAGATGGGGTACAAATTACAAGAGAAGTTTCCAGAGAAACAATTTCAACTGAATCAACCGTAACTCAAAATGTGTGTCCTTTAAGACGTAATAATGATGAACAATGTTTAATGTGTTCAGGATaa
- a CDS encoding hypothetical protein (conserved Plasmodium protein, unknown function) produces the protein MYIFIVIIIYTISSIKIKRNIYYINNNILKNLYSNTNLLKSHNKINIAKEENYLKKLHSNISKIGNNIYKNINPLNIAVTIFTFCSLIGFLFKDLIKGKKDNIKSNQSNDENLFKYMCAKCNLVIYPAKGREQKFLKDDYICPNCGKSNMDKHNLIKK, from the exons ATGTATATCTTTATTGTAATCATTATTTACACAATATCATcaattaaaattaaaagaaatatctattatataaataataatatattaaaaaatttatattcaaataCAAACCTATTAAAAAGccataataaaataaatattgcAAAGGAAGAAAACTATTTGAAAAAGTTGCATTCAAACATATCAAAAATAGgaaataacatatataagaatattaaCCCTCTTAATATTGCAGTAACcatatttacattttgtTCACTTATAG GTTTTCTTTTCAAGGATTTAATCAAAGGAAAGAAAGACAACATTAAAAGTAATCAAAGTAATGACgaaaatttatttaaatatatgtgtgcAAAATGTAATTTGGTAATTTATCCAGCAAAAGGAAGAGAACAAAAATTCTTAAAAGAT gATTACATTTGCCCAAATTGTGGAAAGTCAAATATGGACAAACATAAccttataaaaaaatag
- a CDS encoding N-acetyltransferase, putative, producing the protein MNIFKQKENTPNTISHVLMNKHKGKFPEAIVSIRQLEERDINEVRQLLYDHFNSLTLPAVIYWSIQHIYDLLVIIVINYIFFLDLKKIFYFLIIFLIYLYIRAKLEFLNHIRKDCPDLENLYKSYINVEGCNFWVAEVYDNNFGSASRTTCSDIHEREKIILEQEEQEKLLSNNNKGNNNNTLDEKGGEMDQKLFKHNLENNEYNNETQNKVLDHVKENKEININNNKEDNKKYNKKDNEKDNKKDNKKDNNNKDNNNNKENNNNNKDNNNNKNKDNKKEITSNFTSDNNNSNYNNLYYKSNDQINNNSENQKDNVKENLKDPSSTQNVGEEKNNNDTCNEQNKDNNNNNNNNNNQLSKFNIFKNKKSSNDDKDNNENCSNEKKNKLLFNISEISNRHFMETKRNVSSGFNEIRRNIFNCKVQDEEDLNKNVLNKKIVGCVGIVPFKGDNTIAQLVRMVVKKDNRRMRIGSRLLTQLENFAHEQNYNELKVFTNNLNTDSLYFVKQNGFNLSQIVRRGLMRGDLLIWSKILNKDDFYKFNSSEIQSYTNNILD; encoded by the exons ACAAGCATAAAGGAAAATTTCCGGAAGCGATAGTATCAATCAGGCAGTTAGAAGAAAGAGACATAAATGAAGTGAGACAATTGTTGTATGATCattttaattctttaaCTTTACCAGCAGTTATATATTGGTCAATACAACATATTTATGATTTATTAGTTATTATagtaataaattatatattttttttggatttaaaaaaaatattttattttcttataatatttttaatatatttatatataagagCCAAGTTAGAATTCTTAAATCATATAAGAAAAGATTGCCCAGATTTggaaaatttatataagaGTTACATTAACGTGGAAGGATGTAATTTTTGGGTAGCTGAAgtttatgataataattttggTTCAGCTAGCCGAACAACGTGTAGTGATATACATGaaagagaaaaaattatattagAACAAGAAGAACAAGAAAAGTTattatcaaataataataaaggaaataataataacacCCTAGATGAAAAGGGTGGAGAAATGGAtcaaaaattatttaaacataatttagaaaataatgaatataataatgagaCACAAAATAAAGTATTAGATCATGTGAAAGAAAATAAGGAAATCAATattaacaataataaagaagataataaaaagtataacAAAAAGGATAACGAAAaggataataaaaaggataataaaaaagataataataataaagataataataataataaagagaataataataataataaagataataataataataaaaataaagataataaaaaagagaTTACTTCTAATTTTACGTctgataataataactctaattataataatttatattataaatcaaatgatcaaattaataacaacagtgaaaatcaaaaagataatgtaaaagaaaatttgAAAGATCCATCATCTACACAGAATGTGGgtgaagaaaaaaataataatgacacatgtaatgaacaaaataaagacaataacaataataataataataataataatcaattaagtaaatttaatatctttaaaaataaaaaaagtagtaatgatgataaagataataatgaaaattgttctaacgaaaaaaaaaataaactattatttaatataagTGAAATATCAAATAGACACTTTATGGaaacaaaaagaaatgtTTCATCAGGATTTAATGAaataagaagaaatatatttaattgtAAAGTACAGGATGAAGAAGATTTGAATAAAAATGTCctaaacaaaaaaattgtaGGATGTGTAGGTATAGTACCGTTTAAAGGTGACAATACAATTGCACAACTTGTTCGTATGGTTgtaaaaaaagataatagAAGAATGAGAATTGGTAGCCGATTATTAACTCAATTAGAAAATTTTGCACatgaacaaaattataatgaattaAAAGTTTTTACCAATAATTTAAATACTGATAGCTTATATTTCGTTAAGCAAAATGGTTTTAATTTATCTCAAATTGTTAGGAGAGGTCTAATGAGAGGtgatttattaatatggTCAAAAATACTTAATAAAGatgatttttataaatttaattcaTCAG AAATACAGAGctatacaaataatatctTGGATTAA
- a CDS encoding hypothetical protein (conserved Plasmodium protein, unknown function) translates to MLLYKKSIGKIAIQGRRKCCSWFYFSSYRSNNIIYKEYEDFINIGKKNPNQIISMLNRLSKEKRCDIELIKNITNHIYDFSEDYFCPQLIEVLKNYVKLKYSDETLLGILSNRIDDLLSIKSCLRTKDMINIYKQLNFHHPVVKDPLLTKFNDNINNYKNEMVEIVRNLSYLYIDKDLCEHIFNHIIINYDYYHKDIFSIFEGVSRFDYSDNQTFIQLILKKKIKELEEQNICCNMKDFFKFLSASERLGLNNNTYLHNEFEKKINHIKNISPNNISYILLSMLSTKYRNDTLFELIIMNIENYVNNQNDNNKLLNEHINNIYYNQISSDEYKNNESKLNLSNTINGNNNKYVLNNKRDIITTEQNDYYNLCNSYILNYLPFHLLLLILLNYDNTNILLYLLNICINEYTYLYNTSNLIKLLYSNTLLMLPSKIEKYQDKEKVHLEKNVLHIFSALQNVYQSCNINDYKILHQCYLFHLNKIQNNDTLKHVYKDFLNKECFATLPSSYSKLNFEEMQVIRYASMSFLKNKKGHISYYLNKNDFYSSNHNNYDNALLSVKFKVELLRKYFDKGEFNVVYNSGKMKI, encoded by the coding sequence ATGTTGTTATATAAGAAAAGTATTGGAAAGATTGCTATACAAGGAAGGAGAAAATGTTGTTCTTGGTTTTATTTTAGTTCTTATAGAAgcaataatataatatataaggaatatgaagattttataaatataggTAAAAAAAATCCGAATCAAATAATAAGTATGTTAAATAGGTTGAGTAAAGAAAAACGGTGTGATATAGAATtgattaaaaatataacaaatcatatatatgatttcAGTGAAGATTACTTTTGTCCTCAACTAATTGaagtattaaaaaattatgttaaattaaaatattcagATGAGACTTTACTTGGGATATTATCTAATCGTATTGATGATTTGTTAAGTATCAAATCATGTTTAAGAACAAAAGATAtgattaatatttataaacaaTTAAATTTCCATCATCCTGTAGTTAAAGATCCTTTACTTACAAAGtttaatgataatataaataattataaaaatgaaatggTAGAAATAGTAAGAAATTTatcttatttatatatagataaagATTTATGtgaacatatttttaatcatataataataaattatgattattatcataaagatatatttagCATCTTTGAAGGTGTCAGTAGATTTGATTATAGCGATAACCAAACATTTATACAActtatattaaaaaaaaaaataaaagaattagaagaacaaaatatttgttGTAATATGAAAGacttttttaaatttctTAGTGCATCTGAAAGGTTAGGTTTAAATAACAATACATATTTACATAATGaatttgaaaaaaagattaatcatatcaaaaatatttcacccaataatatttcttatatattattatcaatgctttcaacaaaatatagaaatgatacattatttgaattaataattatgaatatagaaaattatgtaaataacCAAAACGACAacaataaattattaaatgaacatataaacaatatatattataatcaaATTTCTTCtgatgaatataaaaataatgaatcCAAATTAAATTTATCTAACACAATAAatggaaataataataaatatgttttaaataACAAAAGGGATATCATTACCACTGAACaaaatgattattataatctttgtaatagttatatattaaattatttaccTTTTCATTTACTTCTtctaattttattaaattatgacaatacaaatatattattatatctattaaatatatgtataaatgaatatacatatttatataatacttCTAATTTGatcaaattattatattccaATACACTTCTTATGTTACCAAgtaaaatagaaaaatatcaagataaagaaaaagttCATCTggaaaaaaatgtattacACATATTTTCAGCTCTTCAAAATGTATATCAAAGttgtaatataaatgattataaaattttacaTCAGTGctatttatttcatttaaataagatacaaaataatgataCACTTAAACACGTCTATAAagattttttaaataaagaatgTTTTGCTACTTTACCATCTTCATATTCAAAATTGAACTTTGAAGAAATGCAAGTAATTAGATATGCCAGTATgtcttttttaaaaaataaaaaaggtCATATCtcttattatttgaataaaaatgatttcTATTCTTCcaatcataataattatgataatgCATTATTAAGTGTGAAGTTTAAAGTGGAATTATTAAGGAAGTATTTTGATAAAGGTGAGTTCAACGTTGTATATAATTCGGgcaaaatgaaaatttaa
- a CDS encoding pantothenate kinase, putative, whose product MGNILGIECSFNYVHVTTVLINKKLIKESNNDRNNEKDIREEKEKKLPKNVSIPSNDNKINMNVYLSWLKEKYKKEYINFEEDVSKSDEYNNCDDDYIKMKKNTFSYILDMQHIIDSNVQVFSLKKNSEKNVHTHISINELYKCFHEDDNLEKKFIKYLNFVKYHKLDNSQIDTVNIQHLYDDEIAEIYFWSFKLKYLDECILKYYKKNINYMIINVTGKNKNLIKNKFHQITGKNNIFHHNEIKCINNSICFLKRFMPTNLYYFTKYNEENERASCTSQNDDDDERKKKKKNLLYQSFINKDEVSEIKSYVIVNMKRAVCYHLVNEQNLIERIGTLYVGFRTVMGLFLLITGRPCSLQRICQLAKNGTNRTFDMTVQDIYGTSYSNAGLCKDLTASFFGNAQHIENVKNIFNTYDEEKNINIKEEDDKLMNVYEYENESSCYENVSSCMSTEISECQEIFETEECIGFEAEKNNNNYYRNKYSFLSKDKTKKLLVSNKNFNVHDNCKIPIFNFNSDSYCNYTSSFKSKEKLFKHNIEEQQKQEEGYKQKEDDNFLMNDIDNYLSIKHSLSDNEINMYKYHRKNYNLKKSFLKKLFKKQYLNENGKIIHNINLSMQKEVSSFILKNKKRFSYKTYDEQIVKKACKSITLKNVCSETNKNKMDSNLKDKTIVKYNTNMCDLSRSLLSMAIFTTVYLSYIHCNLYNADYIFFTGYNFEDDVCKELFQIIIKFLSHNRQKIYFAKISKYISSLGSAIELINWERVHIDN is encoded by the coding sequence ATGGGTAATATATTAGGTATTGAATGCTCATTTAACTATGTTCATGTAACAACTGTATTGATTAATAAAAAGTTAATAAAGGAAAGTAATAATGATAGgaataatgaaaaagatatacgggaagaaaaggaaaaaaaattgcCTAAGAATGTTAGTATTCCAAGTAATgacaataaaataaatatgaatgtGTATTTATCTTGgttaaaagaaaaatacaaaaaggaatatattAACTTCGAAGAAGATGTATCAAAATCtgatgaatataataattgtgatgacgattatattaaaatgaaaaagaataCTTTTTCTTACATTTTGGATATGCAACACATTATTGATAGTAATGTTCAAGTGTTTagtttaaaaaagaatagtgaaaaaaatgtacacacacatatatctataaatgagttatataaatgttttcatgaagatgataaccttgaaaaaaaatttattaaatatcttaattttgtaaaatatcACAAGTTGGATAATTCTCAAATTGATACCGTAAATATTCAGCATttatatgatgatgaaatagctgaaatatatttttggtcatttaaattaaaatatttagaCGAATGCAtattgaaatattataaaaagaatataaattatatgattataaatgtaacggggaaaaataaaaatcttataaaaaataaatttcaTCAAATAACaggtaaaaataatatattccatcataatgaaataaaatgtataaataattcaatATGTTTCCTAAAAAGGTTTATGCCAActaatttatattattttacaaaatataacgaagaaaatgaaagaGCTAGCTGTACTAGCCAAAATGACGATGACGACGagaggaaaaaaaaaaaaaaaaacttatTATATCAATCGTTCATAAATAAAGATGAGGTTAGTGAAATAAAATCTTATGTAATAGTGAATATGAAAAGAGCTGTTTGTTATCATTTAGTTAATGAACAAAATTTGATAGAACGTATAGGAACGTTATATGTAGGATTTAGAACTGTTATGGgactttttttattaattacAGGTAGGCCTTGCTCTTTACAAAGAATATGCCAGCTAGCGAAAAATGGAACAAACAGAACTTTTGACATGACCGTTCAGGATATATATGGAACGTCCTATTCAAATGCAGGTTTATGTAAAGATTTAACGGCTTCCTTTTTTGGTAATGCTCAGCATATAGAAAATGTgaagaatatttttaatacatatgatgaggagaaaaatattaatataaaagaagaagatgaCAAATTAATGAATGTTTATGAATATGAGAATGAGAGTTCATGTTATGAAAATGTAAGCAGTTGTATGAGTACAGAAATTAGTGAATGTCAGGAAATTTTTGAAACGGAAGAATGTATTGGTTTTGAGGCTGAGAAGaataacaataattattatagGAATAAATATTCCTTCTTAAGTAAagataaaacaaaaaaattgttaGTATCAAATAAGAATTTTAATGTACATGATAATTGCAAAATTCccatttttaattttaatagTGATTCTTATTGTAATTACACGAGTAGTTTTAAAAGTAaggaaaaattatttaagCATAATATTGAAGAGCAACAAAAACAAGAAGAAGGATACAAACAAAAAGAAGATGATAATTTTCTTATGAATGATATAgataattatttatcaATAAAACATAGTTTAAGTGATAATGAgataaatatgtataaatatcatAGAAAAAACtacaatttaaaaaaaagttttttaaaaaaattatttaaaaagcAATATCTAAATGAGAATGgtaaaattatacataatataaatttgtCAATGCAGAAAGAAGTCAGTTCATttatattgaaaaataaaaaaagattttcatataaaacatatgaTGAACAAATAGTCAAAAAAGCGTGTAAAAGTATTACTCTAAAAAATGTATGTTCtgaaacaaataaaaacaaaatggaTAGTAATTTAAAGGATAAAACCATAGTAAAATACAACACCAACATGTGTGATTTATCCAGATCCTTATTATCAATGGCTATATTTACGACAGTTTATTTATCGTATATTCAttgtaatttatataatgctgattacatattttttacagGATATAATTTTGAAGATGATGTATGCAAAGAACTTTTTCaaattatcataaaatttttatctCATAATAGGcaaaaaatatactttGCCAAAATATCTAAATATATTAGTAGTTTAGGATCAGCTATAGAATTAATTAATTGGGAACGAGTTCACATAGACAATTAA
- a CDS encoding hypothetical protein (conserved Plasmodium protein, unknown function) has product MMYDHSRQINATLKKCSEMDDMCHLYNMELMQQRERIENLKRKLHSYNKNIEEQESIFKNVVKYTDGFINNIITFLERFSNSKELNVLSNCAKYCLADDVDELNLINNFNKVNNISSHKKKEIKTTKLVNSKYKNDYSNKISIYSDENKVNKKIPKKKKTKNKYKNDMKKKNVQLNENIYNLHNPYDTVEIRDLYNIYRKKSTTSYDNTYIN; this is encoded by the exons ATGATGTATGATCACAGTAGACAA ATTAATGcaacattaaaaaaatgtagCGAAATGGATGACATGTGTCATCTCTATAATATGGAATTAATGCAGCAAAGAGAAAGAATTGAAAATcttaaaagaaaattacattcttataataaaaatatcgAAGAGCAAGAAAgcatatttaaaaatgttgTAAAATACACGGACGGatttataaataacataat aACCTTCTTGGAACGTTTCAGTAATTCCAAAGAATTGAACGTATTGTCGAATTGTGCAAAATATTGTCTCGCTGATGATGTG GACgaattaaatttaataaacaATTTTAACAAAGTGAATAATATAAGCTCCCATAAAAAGaaggaaataaaaacaacCAAATTAGTTAAcagtaaatataaaaatgattacTCAAATAAAATCAGTATATATAgtgatgaaaataaagTCAATAAGAAAATTCcaaaaaagaagaaaacaaaaaataaatataaaaatgatatgaaaaaaaaaaatgtacaactaaatgaaaatatatacaatcTTCATAATCCATATGATACAGTTGAAATTAGAGATctgtataatatttatagaaAGAAAAGTACGACATCATAtgataatacatatataaattag